The Rhododendron vialii isolate Sample 1 chromosome 5a, ASM3025357v1 genome contains a region encoding:
- the LOC131326991 gene encoding F-box/kelch-repeat protein At3g23880-like, protein MGGSQSTVPRVTFHLPFDVTIEILSRLPVKSLLRFKSVCKTWYALIENPDFIAKHLQTHSALNSASLLVTTYNRETKNSVMSLVMNDGFNKGPINLYFPPLKRRSYLSVGGICNGLVCVSVSRYGFPLILCNPATRQFREIPGAEWQGAHIPDHNVLLKVKRISFGFGFHPSTNDYKLIRIVYYASPIRKHNIRADLYVMSTDTWTKIDPNKLSLFVGEEDEFGEDNNFVLVEIFGSSASAVLSGVFYWPAHVASTNELIVVSFDMGDEVFREIRTPSCLNNETWYATNWRLTELNDKLALFILLPCDRYCDVWDLWVLNESESSWTNQVKVRSSPRIASTVGNWERGELTVVGCAKNGQLLVTYHTISGDLNVFLYDPQTRKTVDLYFAQVAYAPRVYLYEGTLLPLMQPNEVMEVEEEALNSCE, encoded by the coding sequence ATGGGGGGTAGCCAATCCACTGTACCAAGGGTGACGTTCCATCTGCCGTTTGACGTAACGATCGAAATCCTATCGAGATTGCCAGTGAAATCCCTCTTGCGATTCAAATCCGTATGCAAAACCTGGTACGCTCTCATCGAAAACCCTGATTTTATTGCCAAGCATCTTCAAACCCATTCCGCTCTCAATTCCGCCTCTCTCCTAGTAACCACTTACAATCGCGAAACCAAAAACAGTGTAATGTCCTTGGTAATGAACGATGGGTTTAATAAAGGTCCTATCAATCTCTATTTCCCACCTTTGAAAAGGAGGAGTTATCTTTCCGTTGGGGGTATCTGTAATGGTCTTGTTTGCGTTAGTGTTTCTCGATATGGATTTCCCTTGATTCTATGCAATCCCGCAACTAGACAGTTTCGAGAAATCCCGGGTGCCGAATGGCAAGGGGCACACATTCCGGATCACAATGTGTTGTTAAAAGTTAAACGAATCAGTTTTGGGTTTGGCTTCCATCCCAGCACTAATGATTACAAGTTGATTAGGATTGTGTATTATGCTAGTCCTATCAGGAAACACAACATCCGAGCTGATCTGTATGTGATGAGCACTGATACGTGGACAAAAATTGATCCTAATAAGCTTTCATTGTTCGTGGGGGAGGAGGATGAATTTGGGGAGGATAACAACTTTGTGCTCGTGGAGATTTTTGGATCTTCTGCTTCAGCGGTCCTGAGTGGAGTTTTCTATTGGCCGGCACATGTAGCCTCAACTAATGAATTGATTGTTGTGTCCTTCGACATGGGTGATGAGGTGTTCAGAGAAATAAGAACACCATCATGTTTGAATAATGAAACTTGGTATGCAACAAACTGGCGATTGACGGAATTAAATGATAAACTTGCTCTGTTTATTTTACTACCTTGTGACAGATACTGTGATGTGTGGGACCTGTGGGTGTTGAATGAAAGTGAGAGTTCTTGGACTAACCAAGTTAAAGTTCGATCTTCTCCAAGGATTGCAAGTACTGTGGGAAATTGGGAACGTGGTGAATTAACAGTGGTGGGATGTGCAAAAAATGGTCAATTGTTAGTGACTTACCATACAATATCTGGTGATTTAAATGTCTTTTTGTATGATCCACAAACCCGGAAAACTGTGGATCTTTATTTTGCTCAGGTTGCGTATGCACCACGTGTTTACTTGTATGAGGGCACACTGCTTCCGCTCATGCAACCAAATGAAGTCATGGAAGTAGAAGAGGAAGCACTGAATTCATGTGAGTAG